The Papaver somniferum cultivar HN1 chromosome 3, ASM357369v1, whole genome shotgun sequence genome includes a region encoding these proteins:
- the LOC113361346 gene encoding uncharacterized protein LOC113361346 isoform X2, translating into MKKHLFSISSDEFNVTSDEFNIGSDEYGAISKKRFHGQKEDLHKKDHKRRKLHNEAVFVGDSDYLKFLKSLTWDKENDEDDSDNYSKSENEGFDDVVDDEDSEDDEENEDYVDVDDEDSYDGEDGEENEDIHVDRDGEMSMDMGGNGIGVGNALNPGDTNVKDGKENEDIQLDMDMCGESGNGIDVGDELDPQYKMFLKNLREDGKSYILEMRSEKGDFISIKYEEPLLPPSCAKRKSMPINDFHPFLDECKLELTPTADKSYCKFLKNMGVIGGSLIVIADDIILPMGEHNKVTASVLEKSLRNGFPCRKDLQFEEDNKDSISNPAKSVKDGLLYCKDPTIKPHKPQKSCDSQTDEDDLGTDCYRSEYEKKLEKCINMPYDEKELIDKWKLASCRKELERVRETRRRSVSYATEKTSRSYLDHHPALSEMVDRALARRDGCRALLLLRCLFFYNENVAHEGAFMPWVDPSFERMLSDPA; encoded by the exons ATGAAAAAGCATTTGTTTAGTATTAGTTCTGATGAGTTTAATGTTACTTCTGATGAGTTTAATATTGGTTCTGATGAGTATGGTGCTATTAGTAAGAAAAGGTTTCATGGtcaaaaagaagatttacatAAGAAAGATCATAAAAGAAGAAAGTTACATAATGAGGCCGTATTTGTGGGGGATTCTGACTATCTCAAGTTCTTGAAATCATTGACTTGGGACAAggaaaatgatgaagatgatagtGATAATTATAGTAAAAGTGAAAATGAGGGTTTCGATGATGTTGTGGATGACGAGGATAGCGAAGATGACGAAGAAAATGAGGACTacgttgatgttgatgatgaggatagctaTGATGGCGAGGATGGCGAAGAAAATGAGGATATTCATGTGGACAGGGATGGTGAAATGAGTATGGACATGGGTGGTAATGGGATTGGTGTGGGAAATGCGCTTAATCCTGGTGATACCAATGTGAAGGATGGCAAAGAAAATGAGGATATTCAATTGGATATGGACATGTGTGGTGAATCAGGTAATGGAATTGATGTGGGTGATGAGCTAGATCCACAGTACAAGATGTTTTTGAAGAACTTGAGGGAAGATGGGAAATCTTACATCCTAGAGATGAGGAGTGAGAAGGGGGACTTTATCTCCATAAAGTATGAAGAGCCATTGTTACCTCCTAGTTGCGCCAAGAGGAAGTCTATGCCAATCAATGATTTTCATccattccttgatgaatgcaagTTGGAATTGACACCCACAGCTGACAAGAGTTACTGTAAGTTTCTTAAAAATATGGGAGTAATTGGCGGATCCTTGATTGTGATAGCAGACGATATAATTCTGCCAATGGGAGAGCATAACAAGGTTACTGCATCTGTTCTTGAAAAGTCTTTGAGAAATGGTTTCCCTTGTCGTAAAGATCTGCAATTTGAAGAAGACAACAAGGACTCTATATCTAATCCTGCAAAATCTGTGAAAGATGGTTTGCTCTATTGCAAAGACCCGACGATAAAACCACATAAACCTCAGAAGTCCTGTGATTCACAG ACGGATGAAGATGATCTGGGTACTGATTGCTATCGTTCGGAATATGAAAAAAAGCTTGAGAAATGTATAAACATGCCATATGATGAGAAGGAGCTTATTGATAAGTGGAAATTAGCATCCTGTCGAAAGGAGTTGGAACGAGTTAGGGAGACACGTCGACGTTCTGTATCATATGCCACTGAGAAAACAAGCCGTTCCTATTTGGATCACCACCCTG CTCTCTCAGAAATGGTTGATCGCGCTTTAGCACGTCGTGATGGGTGTAGAGCATTGTTGCTTCTGCGTTGCTTATTCTTCTACAATGAG AATGTGGCCCATGAAGGAGCATTTATGCCGTGGGTAGACCCCTCATTTGAGAGGATGCTGTCGGACCCTGCATAA
- the LOC113361346 gene encoding uncharacterized protein LOC113361346 isoform X1 encodes MKKHLFSISSDEFNVTSDEFNIGSDEYGAISKKRFHGQKEDLHKKDHKRRKLHNEAVFVGDSDYLKFLKSLTWDKENDEDDSDNYSKSENEGFDDVVDDEDSEDDEENEDYVDVDDEDSYDGEDGEENEDIHVDRDGEMSMDMGGNGIGVGNALNPGDTNVKDGKENEDIQLDMDMCGESGNGIDVGDELDPQYKMFLKNLREDGKSYILEMRSEKGDFISIKYEEPLLPPSCAKRKSMPINDFHPFLDECKLELTPTADKSYCKFLKNMGVIGGSLIVIADDIILPMGEHNKVTASVLEKSLRNGFPCRKDLQFEEDNKDSISNPAKSVKDGLLYCKDPTIKPHKPQKSCDSQTDEDDLGTDCYRSEYEKKLEKCINMPYDEKELIDKWKLASCRKELERVRETRRRSVSYATEKTSRSYLDHHPALSEMVDRALARRDGCRALLLLRCLFFYNEVNSQLMSLLSCHTSEYFFLYILPITCSSIPF; translated from the exons ATGAAAAAGCATTTGTTTAGTATTAGTTCTGATGAGTTTAATGTTACTTCTGATGAGTTTAATATTGGTTCTGATGAGTATGGTGCTATTAGTAAGAAAAGGTTTCATGGtcaaaaagaagatttacatAAGAAAGATCATAAAAGAAGAAAGTTACATAATGAGGCCGTATTTGTGGGGGATTCTGACTATCTCAAGTTCTTGAAATCATTGACTTGGGACAAggaaaatgatgaagatgatagtGATAATTATAGTAAAAGTGAAAATGAGGGTTTCGATGATGTTGTGGATGACGAGGATAGCGAAGATGACGAAGAAAATGAGGACTacgttgatgttgatgatgaggatagctaTGATGGCGAGGATGGCGAAGAAAATGAGGATATTCATGTGGACAGGGATGGTGAAATGAGTATGGACATGGGTGGTAATGGGATTGGTGTGGGAAATGCGCTTAATCCTGGTGATACCAATGTGAAGGATGGCAAAGAAAATGAGGATATTCAATTGGATATGGACATGTGTGGTGAATCAGGTAATGGAATTGATGTGGGTGATGAGCTAGATCCACAGTACAAGATGTTTTTGAAGAACTTGAGGGAAGATGGGAAATCTTACATCCTAGAGATGAGGAGTGAGAAGGGGGACTTTATCTCCATAAAGTATGAAGAGCCATTGTTACCTCCTAGTTGCGCCAAGAGGAAGTCTATGCCAATCAATGATTTTCATccattccttgatgaatgcaagTTGGAATTGACACCCACAGCTGACAAGAGTTACTGTAAGTTTCTTAAAAATATGGGAGTAATTGGCGGATCCTTGATTGTGATAGCAGACGATATAATTCTGCCAATGGGAGAGCATAACAAGGTTACTGCATCTGTTCTTGAAAAGTCTTTGAGAAATGGTTTCCCTTGTCGTAAAGATCTGCAATTTGAAGAAGACAACAAGGACTCTATATCTAATCCTGCAAAATCTGTGAAAGATGGTTTGCTCTATTGCAAAGACCCGACGATAAAACCACATAAACCTCAGAAGTCCTGTGATTCACAG ACGGATGAAGATGATCTGGGTACTGATTGCTATCGTTCGGAATATGAAAAAAAGCTTGAGAAATGTATAAACATGCCATATGATGAGAAGGAGCTTATTGATAAGTGGAAATTAGCATCCTGTCGAAAGGAGTTGGAACGAGTTAGGGAGACACGTCGACGTTCTGTATCATATGCCACTGAGAAAACAAGCCGTTCCTATTTGGATCACCACCCTG CTCTCTCAGAAATGGTTGATCGCGCTTTAGCACGTCGTGATGGGTGTAGAGCATTGTTGCTTCTGCGTTGCTTATTCTTCTACAATGAGGTGAATTCCCAATTGATGTCTCTACTTAGTTGCCATACATCTGAATActttttcttgtatatattgcctATTACCTGCAGCTCTATTCCTTTCTGA